The genome window AAGGAATGACCGGTAAAATAAGGCGGGAAGGAAAATCCTTAGCTAAATGAATCCAATTCTGTGATTTATGGGGACTTTTTTCATACTTGGGAAAGTTGGAGCTTGTAATGGCAAGTCTAATAGCGTGACCCTTGGCAAAAACCATGCTTGTGGACCAAAGATCGACTTCAATTTCCTTTGCTGTATGGGCAATTGGGTCTTTAAAATTCTGTTTTTTAAAAAAGTGGCTTAAGTTTGTAATGCCATCAGCAATCAAAACACTCTTCCCATCAGGGTAGACATCAGAGAGCCGTACTGAAAGATCTCCATCTGCTTGGTCTGTGCTAAAATAAATTTTTGCTGTGATAGGGCCTGTGATTTCTAAATCTTCTTCCAAAGGATCTGTTGTAAACAAAATCATATCCTCACGTTCTTCAAGAGGGCTTTGATCTACCGGCCCTGAAGTCAAAAACAAGTTTCTCCCTCCCAGGGTAGGAACAGGGTGATCGGGGCTGTAATGGTAGTTAAATTTCTTTTCTTCTTGAGTATTATGGATTGCAGAAAGCTTGTGGTTTTCCGTTAGATAAAAAGGTGTAAAAACTACGGATGAGGGGGGCCATTGGTCGGAAGTTTTCCATCGGTTTCCAGAAGAAGACGTTCCGTCGAATGGGCCCATCACAAAATAAATGACAGGTGGCAAATCGGGCACGTGGTTGCTCTCATTTTTCAAGTAGTAAGCAAACCAATCTTCTGGCTTAAAGGCATAGGGAGGGGTGAAGGCTTCTTTGGGATAAGAAAAGTCTCCGAAACGATTGACAAAAGGCCAAAGGTGTATCCAGGGTCCAATAATTAACTTTTGCTGTCCTCTAGCCCCTTCGCCGCCTTGTGTCTGCCTGGCTACAAATGCATCGAGTGTTCCTTGCAAAAAAACATCGTACCAACCGCCAAAATGGATCGCCGGAACATTGACTTTATGTGTTAATGAACCTGCATTGAAGGTGTCCCAAAAGGCATTATATTCTGATTGGGAGAGGATCCTATTCAAGGTAGAAGGATCTTTGGCGTAAAGTTTTAGCCAAAGTTTAACCTGTTGTTCAAGAAACTTGCCGCTATGATAGAGGCTGTGGTTGAAAAGGTCTGGGACAGCAAAATAAATGTATT of Chlamydiales bacterium STE3 contains these proteins:
- a CDS encoding Uncharacterized protein (Product derived from UniProtKB/Trembl:F8KXL9), giving the protein MRTIFSFLSFLFFLPAVSLANIPDATVAIKMRDGTELPADIYLPSGAKEKPPAILIRSPSGKKTPYATMFCYLKDHGYSVVIQDTRSIVDHEGKTLPYSTDGSGEFSDGYDTIQWLKNSPYCNGSIGTLGTSSMGITQLLLAPTAPEGLKCQYIYFAVPDLFNHSLYHSGKFLEQQVKLWLKLYAKDPSTLNRILSQSEYNAFWDTFNAGSLTHKVNVPAIHFGGWYDVFLQGTLDAFVARQTQGGEGARGQQKLIIGPWIHLWPFVNRFGDFSYPKEAFTPPYAFKPEDWFAYYLKNESNHVPDLPPVIYFVMGPFDGTSSSGNRWKTSDQWPPSSVVFTPFYLTENHKLSAIHNTQEEKKFNYHYSPDHPVPTLGGRNLFLTSGPVDQSPLEEREDMILFTTDPLEEDLEITGPITAKIYFSTDQADGDLSVRLSDVYPDGKSVLIADGITNLSHFFKKQNFKDPIAHTAKEIEVDLWSTSMVFAKGHAIRLAITSSNFPKYEKSPHKSQNWIHLAKDFPSRLILPVIPSKQTLVDIK